A window of Bombus terrestris chromosome 4, iyBomTerr1.2, whole genome shotgun sequence genomic DNA:
GTAGAAGTGTTGGTTCACACTGAAATTAGTAtcggtaaaaataataatacattttgtaacaaattaaaatgcttgttaatacatttttgtaaacTTACAGATAAAGGAGTATCTTTATTGAGAATAACTTGAAGCAAATGAGGTGGCAATATTGGTGGACCAGCTACTTTCTCCCAGGGCTTATTAGGAGGAATTTCTTGGCCGTACTCAGTCTGAGCACTACTAGTAACACCTTCGCTATCTTTTGCAAGTGCTTGAAAAACTTCAAAATCAGATTTTCTTACAGATACCAAATTATTCTTGGAACCCATTCCGTTATcaacaattttctattaataaaatatttttatcaaagcaTGTACAAATGAATggatattttaatatcgtttaaaattaggaaaattatttcttactaTATCTGGATCGTGTCTCCATTCACCATCAACAAAAAACTTATATTGATGTTCCCCCTCTGGCAAATCAATAATTGTTACAAAATCACCATGACTCTTAACCATTGGTAACGTTTTCCATCCAGTAAAAGTTCCACTGATATAAACCTGTTTACCACCTCCCTCCCATTTAAACACTGTTGGTAGAACTTTGCTATCTGCTACTTTGGTTCCTTCAGATACTGTATTAGAACGTGGACGTTGAGAACTAAAGTCTTCTCCGTCTTGATGTGTATTAGTCTGTTGGTAAAAATGAtgagaaaattttttaaatagatctTTCTGTGAATTTGCAACTAATGTATTTAACATAATGAATTACTAAAAATACCTTAGCAAAATAAGGTTCTTCCTCCTCATGAGACGATTGGAAAACTAATTTTTGGCTTGGCTTCTTATCAAAAACAAAAGCTTGGCCTTCCTTCCCCGGTGAAGGTGGAGGATATTCTTTAGTATGGCGGTGTTCTCTATTTGTGCTGCTAGTGTGATGATGGCCAACTGGTTGATTACTGCCAGCGTTACCCATTATTAGGCTGCAATTTCTATCGCAAAACAGACTAAATGTAACGATCaaagtatttattaatttgatacGAATGAGTAAAAAGATACAGAGGAAAGTATAGTTATATCTTCACCTTTCTTTTAAATCACTTGTTTTGTTTACAAGAATCTAAGAATTCAACGAAATTTTAtctcatttaaataaaatgacAGCCAAACTTTAGATTGATAGTGTTAcagattatttcattttcactgGTAGCTTTTAATTCGTACATACCTTGCTTTTAATCTATAAATTAAACACGATAAAAAATCATAACGTCAAAAAACAGTAAGTGAAACAAAAGTAATGATTTCATTAGATTTGACTAAAAATGGCTACTTCACTTATTGAAGATCTACTTATCGATAAGTTGACGATTATAATAAGCACCTACGTTATCAACTGCCGGAAATTCTGACTTACAAAttgtatttgtaaattatatcgACAGCGAATATAACAGAGAAGTCGtacaatttatcaatattaACAAGAGCGCTCGTAAAAAGAGCGTTTGCATACCGTTTGTTACGGTTTCAAAAATCGTTTTAAGCAAGTaaagtgaaatttattatttttatacgcTCGATTCGAGTGGTCCTTTATCTAAAATCTAAATCTTTTCTATAAATCTATAATATTACACATATCTATTAAGGTAacattatgtatttataatattggTAACAAATGAAAACTAGATGTGTGTGCGCATGTTTTGTTTTGATCTAACACGATTATAAATATGTGTAGAGTGGTTGTCGTTTGAAATCATCATTTTCATGGATCAAGTGTTATCGAACATGATCAAACGTGTATTTCTATATCGATATCGTCCAAGCCTTTTCGAACGTTGAAACATTCGTGGTTTTCAAGGTGAGACGAACCTTGTATAGTAAAAGCACCGAGGTGTGCGAAAGGTGATCAATAACCGTCAATATGCAGGACGACGTTTTAATAAGAGTGTAAGCCTGAGATCTTGGGGCCCAGTTTATGACTCCGCGACACAGGACGTCACTTCGACGCTCTTACTGCTTGCTCTTTATTACCACTTGTCTCTATCTCTTTCCACCCTCCCTCGCCTTCGTACACTATTCTCTTGTAtatgtttcttccttttctccgtCCTATCTCCTATCTCTATCTTTGTCTCCCTTGCTACGTTCTCACgcgaatttattatttataaagctAAAGCAGCATATATCTCCTCGGGTGTATTCTAACTTGCCCGTCTGACTTTCAGCTTTGCAACAAAACTCTTACGAAGTCTTAGTCGACTCGTTTCACGATTCTTGATCATTTTTTCGCCAAAAGATGTCCACTCTCTCTTTCTTATCCTGTTTTCAATTTCACGAGTGCATGCAATGTCTCAAGGTAGATGTCACTCTGAGAGGTTTGGAAATCGTATTTGCGCGCTTCGAATGCGCAACATATCGTAACGGACAGATGTATCCCAGTGAAGAGTCGTTTTATCTTTGAAAGCTTGGGTCGAAATTCATTTAACGGAACCACAGATTTGATCGATCATGTTAAATGTATTTCTCGTTCCGCGATGCTGATTAGATTATTGTAAAAGCTTTGGATTATCTGAAGTGGCAACATATGTCGGACATTTCCGGGAGTTCGAGTGGCTTGCACGCGGCCTGCTATATGGATGTTAATTTTTATCGGCAACTTCGATAGACCGGCCGGCTCGAGTAACTCGCGTAACGAGAGAAGTTAAACGGGAGTACAACGACGCGTTCTTGTAAACGTATGCATTCAGCAGGAAGTGGAGGCCGCTAGGATGCGCCTGTGTCGACTACGCCAAGTAAACCCAAAGTCCCGGCTTTCTGTTCCGGTAAACAACGTTTTAATCCTATCGAGATTGCTCGTTACAGGGCGCGAGACAATATCCAAGTTTCAACCAGCAATCATCGCCCGAGTACAAAGCATCTCAACACTCTGTCGTCGCAAAACGTTTGCTTCTTGCATACGATCGAGAGCTTGTCACTCGATCTCTCGTATCAATCGAATCGTCTTTTATCCTTTAAATCGGAAACCGTTGGTTGTTTTAGGCGCGTGAGACGGATGAGGGGTAACAAAGCGGAGGAGAGTTTTGGCACGAGCCAGATGTCGAGCGGATCCGTAACGAAagcgagaaaagaaaggaaggaaaagaaaataggaGGAAAATCGCGAGGAGCAGAGAATCGAGGTAACGTGAATGCGTTTAATCGATAATCACCGGCAAGTGGTTTCGTCCGAAAAAGGGTGTGGAGGTTACATCTGCGAGGTATCATCAGTGGCGGCCTACGAAACGGCGATCCATCATCTCTCGGCA
This region includes:
- the LOC100649644 gene encoding 5'-AMP-activated protein kinase subunit beta-1 — translated: MGNAGSNQPVGHHHTSSTNREHRHTKEYPPPSPGKEGQAFVFDKKPSQKLVFQSSHEEEEPYFAKTNTHQDGEDFSSQRPRSNTVSEGTKVADSKVLPTVFKWEGGGKQVYISGTFTGWKTLPMVKSHGDFVTIIDLPEGEHQYKFFVDGEWRHDPDIKIVDNGMGSKNNLVSVRKSDFEVFQALAKDSEGVTSSAQTEYGQEIPPNKPWEKVAGPPILPPHLLQVILNKDTPLSCEPTLLPEPNHVMLNHLYALSIKDSVMVLSATHRYRKKYVTTLLYKPI